From Virgibacillus natechei, the proteins below share one genomic window:
- a CDS encoding GNAT family N-acetyltransferase yields the protein MNVKIAKTTKEIEQAYNIRTTVFVEEQEVPAEEELDEHDDTSTHFIGYLNGQPIAASRLRYVNGYGKLERICVLKDHRGKSHGKELIREMEDAITNDGYEKSKLNGQTHAVEFYQKLGYETISGEFMDAGIPHVTMVKKLPKIQAK from the coding sequence GTGAATGTAAAAATTGCTAAGACAACAAAAGAGATTGAACAAGCGTATAACATCCGAACGACAGTATTTGTAGAAGAACAAGAGGTGCCTGCTGAAGAAGAACTTGATGAACATGATGACACATCGACCCACTTTATTGGTTACCTAAACGGACAACCAATAGCAGCAAGTCGTCTACGATACGTGAATGGTTATGGAAAACTTGAACGTATTTGTGTATTAAAAGACCATCGCGGAAAATCGCATGGCAAAGAACTCATCCGTGAAATGGAAGACGCAATTACAAACGATGGGTATGAAAAATCCAAATTAAACGGTCAAACACATGCAGTAGAATTTTACCAAAAGTTAGGTTATGAAACCATATCTGGTGAGTTTATGGACGCCGGAATTCCTCATGTAACCATGGTTAAAAAGTTACCAAAGATTCAGGCTAAATAA
- a CDS encoding YjcG family protein, producing MKYGIAIFPSKSVQDEANSYRMRYDPRYDLIPPHITLKQPFEADDSTIDELVTELKQIANEFNPFMIHVNKVSTFAPVTNTIYLKVEPIQELIDLYDKMHQGKFPQNQEYSFVPHITIAQELPDDEYSDVFGSLKMRGTQYEDEIDRFQLLYQLDNGSWSVHETFVFGKEYV from the coding sequence ATGAAATATGGTATCGCAATTTTTCCATCAAAATCAGTTCAAGATGAAGCTAATTCATACCGAATGCGTTATGATCCTCGTTATGATTTGATTCCACCACACATTACATTAAAGCAACCATTTGAGGCAGATGACAGCACAATCGATGAATTGGTAACAGAGCTTAAACAAATAGCAAACGAATTTAACCCGTTTATGATTCATGTTAACAAGGTTAGTACCTTTGCACCTGTTACAAATACAATTTATCTAAAAGTGGAACCTATACAAGAACTTATTGATCTTTACGATAAAATGCACCAAGGTAAATTTCCACAAAATCAGGAGTATTCATTCGTTCCGCATATTACAATCGCGCAAGAACTTCCGGATGACGAGTATTCCGATGTGTTCGGTAGTCTGAAAATGAGAGGCACACAATATGAGGATGAAATTGACCGTTTTCAATTATTATATCAGTTGGATAATGGGTCATGGTCCGTACATGAAACATTTGTCTTTGGCAAGGAATATGTATAG
- a CDS encoding alpha/beta hydrolase, protein MGRKGSMIEREINSNYLNETMTLKLYQPEAFSPLYKYNICIMQDGNDYFQMGRIATLSDRMHDSEEISNTVFVGIHYQDRYDRKKKYHPSGEQQEAYIKFLVNEVVPLLDEELPTYHMGKSRALMGDSLAGTLALMTALRYPNTFGKVIMQSPYVDEQVLEAVENAKDIHSIDMYHTIGTAETTVDTTDGDEQDFLTPNRKLNDLLEAKEVNYIYHELEEGQHTWKYWQKDMKRVLASMFA, encoded by the coding sequence ATGGGTAGAAAAGGTTCTATGATTGAAAGAGAAATTAACAGCAACTATTTAAATGAAACGATGACATTAAAGTTATACCAACCAGAAGCATTTTCACCACTGTACAAATATAATATTTGTATTATGCAGGACGGGAATGATTACTTTCAAATGGGAAGAATTGCAACGCTTAGCGATAGAATGCATGATAGTGAGGAGATATCAAATACTGTTTTTGTTGGAATTCATTACCAGGATCGATACGATCGTAAAAAGAAATATCATCCAAGTGGTGAACAACAAGAAGCATACATTAAATTTTTGGTAAATGAGGTTGTCCCATTGCTCGACGAAGAACTTCCGACCTACCATATGGGGAAATCACGTGCATTGATGGGAGATTCACTTGCTGGTACACTAGCCTTAATGACTGCATTAAGATACCCTAACACTTTCGGTAAAGTAATCATGCAATCCCCTTATGTTGATGAACAGGTTTTAGAAGCAGTGGAAAACGCTAAAGACATCCACTCTATTGATATGTACCACACAATCGGTACAGCAGAAACAACTGTGGATACAACAGATGGTGATGAACAAGATTTTCTAACACCGAACAGAAAATTAAATGACCTCCTAGAAGCAAAAGAGGTTAACTATATCTACCATGAACTAGAAGAAGGCCAACACACATGGAAATATTGGCAAAAAGATATGAAGCGTGTATTAGCTTCCATGTTCGCGTAA